The Myxococcales bacterium genome includes the window GCCCAGCGTCGCCACGGCGGCGAGCTGATCGCGCGCAACCTTGCTGAGGTTGGTCATTTGCTCGATCGAGGTGACGCCGCGGCCGTGCACCCATTGCCAAATCTGCCCGGCGCGAAACGCTGGCCAGCCTAGCCGGCCCGAGACCAGCGCCGCGGTTTCATCCAAGGTCAGCGCGCGCAGATCTACCTGCGCGGGCGTGGACTCGGTTGCGGCGGCAGACATCGCGCCCGGGTATCATGCCTCCACCCAATCTGCAATGAATTTCAAACAGTTGGCGGCGGGCCGTAGCGCGCCACCACCCAGTCGACAAAGGCGTCTGCGCTCATCGCTAAGGCCGCCTCAGCGATATCGACCACATGCCCTGGAAAATCGCGACCTTGAACCCAGCGCAAGTACCCGGCTCCCTCGCCCTTCACCATGGACGCGACGGGGGTGCCCGCGTGTTTACCAAAGGCAATGGTCACCACGCCCTGCTCGTTCCACATAAAGTGGCGGCTAGGCCCGATGCAGCGCTGACGGGTTGGATCGCACACATCGGCGACTTCCTCCCAGCCCTTTTCCTGCAGCCCAAACGCCGCCAACATGCCGCTGAGTACCCGACCGGTAGCCGCGACGTCGGCGGTTGCCGAGTGCGCCGATTCGAACGCGGTGCCGACAAAGCGTTTGTGCGCATGCTGCAAGCTGCGCGGCTCGCACTGTTGCCATAGGCGAAATGGATCGACGACGAGCTTGGTGGAGATATCGAGCGGCGGTCGCCCCGCGCGCTCGAGCTCGCTCTGAAACATGTCGATATCAAAGGCGACGTTGTAGCCGACGATGACGCCCGCCTGCGCAAACACCTGCAGGATCTCATCGACCACCGCGGCAAACGGAGGACAGTCTTTTAGATCGGCCATCGAAATGCCGTGCACGGCTTGCGCGCCGGGCGACATCTCGACCGTCGGCAAAAAGCGCCAGGTTTTTTGGCCGCCCTCGCCGTCCATACCGAACTGCATGCAAAGCTCGATAATTTGATCGCGCTTGCGATCGGTGCCGGTGGTCTCGACGTCGAACACGATGACGTTTTGTTGCGCTGCCGCCTCGCCCATCTCTGCTCCTGTGACCGGGCCGCTGCCTGTCGCCGTGGGCACAAACCGCGGTGCGGCAACCGCCGGCACCGGTGCCGACACTCCATCAAACAAACTGCCCTGTGTAGTTGCCACGATGATCCAACTCTAAGCGCCCCCTCTGACACCTTGCTAGTTACCGAGATCACTTAGCTTTTCGGCATTACCGTGCGATCTCGGGATCGGCTACAAGCACCTACGCCTCGCCCTCGCCCGCGGCCCGCGCTAACAGATCGGAATCATTGATTGAGAGCTGCAGAATGGCGCCCGATCCGAGTACGATTCACGCGTGGGTTTCATCGCTTGTGGTGCCGCGCCTGCCTGTGCACTTGGTGGCATCGCCATCGCGTGCGGCGTGGTCAGCACGGCCACTGGCTGCCGCGTAAAAGACCCACCGCCGATTGCGACCGAGTGGACCGATACCTTCGACCGCGCCTCCATTGGCAGCGACTACTTTCAGAGCGGTGGCGGGTTCGCGGTATCCGGCGGCGCGCTGGTGGCCAGGGGCGCGCAAAATCATCCGCTGTGGCTGCGCAAAAAGCTACCGCGCGACGTCCGCATCGCGTTTACCGCGACGGCTGAAACCGCGGCGGCCGACATCAAGGTCGAGCTGTTTGGCGATGGCCTTGCCTTTGACGAGGATGGCGGCGCCTATACCTCGACCGGCTACGTCGTCATCTTTGGCGGCTGGAATAACAGCAATTCGATGATCGCCAAAGGCGACGAGCACGGCGGGCAACTCGCCCAGCGCGCCGACGTCAAGGTGGCGCCAGGGGTGCCCTACAAGTTCACCATCGAGCGCGTCGGCGCCACGATCTCGTGGTTTTTGGACGCCGCGCCCGAGCCCTTTTTGCGCTTTGTCGACGCCGCCCCGCTCGCCGGCGCGGGCCATGAATATTTTGGGTTTGGCAACTGGCAAGCTCCGACTCGCTTTGACAATCTCGTGATCACACCGCTGTAACGCCGCGCCCGCATTTTATGGAGACCTTTGGCAAATATTCGCTGCTGCGCAAGATTGGCAGCGGTGGCATGGCCGAGGTGTTTTTAGCGCGCACCGCGGTGGCACAGGGCCTGGCCAAAGAGCTGGTCATTAAAAAGATTCACCCGACGTACGCGCAATCGCCGCAGTTCGTTGCCATGTTCATCGACGAGGCGCGCATCGCCCTGCGCCTCAATCACCCCAACGTCATTCAAGTGTTTGACTTTGGTAAAGAGGGCGACACCTACTTTCTCGCGATGGAGTTTGTCGACGGCATCGACTTGCTCAAGCTGATGCAGGCGTGCGCCGCGCACAAGCAAACCATCCCCGCCAACATCGCCGCCTATATTGCCGAGCAGATCAGCAAGGGCCTGGACTATGCGCACCGGCGCGTCGGCGACAACAACGAACCCTTTGGCATCGTCCACCGCGACATCTCGCCGCAAAATATTCTGCTGTCGTGGGACGGCGGGGTGAAGATCGTCGACTTCGGCATCGCGCGGGCACGCGACATGCACGAAGAGCCAGGCACGGTGAAAGGCAAGTACGCGTATATGTCGCCGGAGCAGGCGCGCGGCGAGATGGTCGATGTGCGCACCGACGTATTTGCCAACGGCATCTGCCTCTACGAGATGCTGACCGGACGCCCGATGTACCCCGGCCGCGGCCGCCAGGTGCTGCAGCAGGTCAAGACCGCGACCTTTCGCCCGCCCGGCGAGGCCAATCCGAGCATTCCGACCGCGCTGCAGGACATCTTGCTGCGCGCGGTCCATCAGCGCCCCGATGGGCGTTACCAAGCCGCGCGCGAGATGGGCGCGGATTTGCGGCGCTTTGCGCTCGAACATAGCCGTCACACCGGGGAGCTCATTGAATCGACGACGCTCGCGGCCTACCTCGCGCGCATCATTCCAAAACCCGACGTGGCACGCGAGGCCCCGCTGCCCCGGCGCCGCACCTCGGGTATGCCCCCGATGGACGCCGGCCCGCTGCCCCCCGCCGGCGGCACGCATGACGCCACCGGCTCGCTCGGCATGGAGGGCGCCTCGCTGCGCCGCGAATCGCGCGAGCGTAAGCACGTGTTCGTCGTCGAGGGCGGCTGCCGGATTTTGCGGCGTTTGCCCAACGCGTCGGCGCCGAGCGCGCGGGCCGATTTGTTGAGCAATTCGTCACCACCGCCAAGGATATCGTTTTCAAGCATGAGGCGATGATCGATCAGGCCGGCTTCGTCGACGGGCGCTTCATGTTGCGTGCCGTGGTCGGCGTCCCGGTCGCAAGCGAAGACGACCCCGGGCGGGCCATGCGCCTGGCGCTGGCCCTGGTCGATGCGCTCGACGGCATCGCGATCGAAAACATGCCCGAGCTGCGGCTGGCGGTGGGCGTGCAACGCGGCAACGCGACGGTGATTCGCAGCGAGCTGAGCTGGCGCTTCGAGCTCGACGGCACCACCAGCTCGTTTGCCGGCTCGCTCGCCGATCGCGCCCACGGCGCTGAGATCGTGGTCGGCGGGCTTGCCTACCAAAGCGCACGCGATGAGTGGTTGTTCGAGCCGCTCGCCACCGCGCCGCTGCCGCGCGAGCTTGGCGAGGGCCAGACCGCCCGCGTTTATTTGCTGCGCGGCCGCAAAGAGCGCGCCGAACGGCAACGCCAACGCAGCGCCGGCGCGCGCATGGTGGGGCGCGAGATGGAACTCAAGAGCCTGCGCGACACCTACCGCGACGTGCTGATTTCGCGGCAGAAACGCATGGTGGGCGTGGTCGGCGAGACCGGCATCGGCAAGCGCACGCTGGTCAATGCCTTCCTCGCCACGCTCGCGCCCAATGAAGCCACGATCATCCGCGCCGGCGCGCAGCCGTCGACCTCGATGACGCCGTATGGGCTCTTTGCTGACCTGGCGCGGGAATTCTTGGCGCTCGCCGATGGCGCCAGTTCGGCCGAGGTGGTGCGCCGCATTGAGCGCGCGGTGCCACTGGTATTCGCCGGCCAAGAGCAATCGCGCGAGGCCCGCGGCAGCGCGCAGATGCTGGCGATGCTCGTCGGTGGCGCGTTGCCGTCTGCCCCCAGCGACGAGCTCGGCATTGATGCGCAAGAGCGCCGGCATCGCCTATTTCAGCTCCTGCTGCGCGTCGAACAGCAGTTCCAGCCCGAGCGGCCTCTCATCGTCATCTTGGAGGACATGCATTGGGCAGACCAGGAGACGCTCGACATGTTTGCCGCGCTGCTGGCAGTACACACCCAGCGCCAGGTCTTCGGCATCGGCACCGCGCGCGCCGACCAGCGCATCACGCAGGCGCTGCGCAATGCCAACAATCACTCGCAGATCATCCATTTGGGCGAGCTCGACGATGCGCAACGCCGCGCCTATCTCGACGAGTTCTTCACGCCCGGCGAAGACATTTCGCGGCTCGCGGGCGAGGTCTTTGCGCGCACCGGCGGTAATCCGTATTTTATTCGCGAATCAATCGAGGCCCTCACCCAGCAGGGCGTGCTCGCGCACACGACCACCGCCGGCAGCGACAGCACCACCGGCCGGCTGGCGTGGGTTAAGCGCGGCACGCAGGTGCCGATGCCGAGCTCCATCGAAACGCTGCTGGCGGCGCGCTTTGATGGGCTCGACGCCGCGGTGCGCGAAACGCTATTTGCGAGCGCGATCTTGGGCCGCAACGTCGAGGCGGGCACCGTCGCCGCGATCACCGGGCGCGCGGCCGAGGCGGATCTAACGGTGCTCGTCGAGCATGGGCTCTTGACCAAGCGCAGCCATGCGGGCGAGCTGCGCTTCGTCAACGACATGGTGATGTCGGTCGCGTATGGCCTCATCCCGCCCGAGCAACGCGCGCGGTTTCATCGCCAGGCCGCCAGCTTTCTCCTCATGCAGGCCGCGTATCGCGCTGGCCAAGACGATGGCGTGATCGCGCGTCACCTTGAGCTAGCGGGAGACTATGTCGGCGCCGTGCAACGCTATGCCCAGGCGGCCAGCCATGCGCTGCACATGGGCGGCAACATCGATGCGCAGCGCCTTTACGGCCGCATGCTGCGCCTTGCCGACCAGGGGCATCACGAGGTGCGATTTTTGGCGCACAAGGGCCGCCAGGAAAGCCTGCGCCGGGTGGGGCAAATTAAGGATCAGCTGCGCGAGCTTGGGGCCATGGTGCGCGAGGCAGAGCTCTTGGGTCACGCCGACAAGCTGGCGATGGCGCACACCGCAGTCGCGCAATTTTATTTCGACGTGCATCGCTACGGCAAGGCCGCGCGCGCGCTGGCCGCGGCACTCGCCGCCGCCGAAGCCGGCGGCTTGGCGTTGCTTCGCGCCGACGCGATGCGGTTGTCGGCCGCCGTGCACCGCGCCACCGGCGACCTCACCAAGGCGCAAGCACTCGCCGAGGCCGCGCTCGCGCTATGCGATGGCGCTAAAGGGGGAACCGACGGGACGCCACGCGCTGCCGCGACGATGGCGCAGCGAGGTGCCATCCTCAATGGGCTCGGGATGATTCTCTCGCAGCGCGGTGAGCTGGAGCGCGCGAGCGAGCAATTTGCCGAAGCGGTGGTGATTTATCGCGGCCTCGGGCAGCAGCGGCTCGAGGCCAAGTCGCTGTGCAATCTGGCGATTTCGCTAGGCGCGCTCGGCGAGCACGAAGACGCGATCGCACAGTACAAGCTGGCGCTGCGCATCGACCAGAGCCTGGGCAATCGCTTTGGCATGGCGGTTGAACTCAATAACCTCGGCCAAGCCTATGCCCGGCTCGGCGATTTTGAGCGCGCCGAAAAATGTCTCGAGCGCGGCACGCGCCTTTGCGAACAGATTCAATTTCATCGCGGCCTGGTCGAGATTGCGTTGGCCTTCGGCGAAATCTCATATCTGCAAAACGATCAACCCACAGCGCACGCGCGTCTCGCCTCGGCGGTCGCGCAAAGCAAGATCACTGGCGACATGGCGCAGGCCGTGCGCGCACGGCTGTGGTTGGCGCTGTGCCAGGCCGAGCTTGGAATCGATCTAGCGCAGGCGCGGGACCACGTGCGTACCGCGCTTGCGGACGCCATCGCGATGCCCATGCCGTCTGGCATCGTGTTTGGCCATGCCGTCGGGGCGTTGCTCGCGGCGCTGCATCCCCTGCTCGCCGGCCGCGCCGATGCCGCCATTGTTGAAGGCCACCTCGCCGGCGTCGCGGGCGCCATCGGCAGGGCCGCGCACCTCGAGGGCCTGGAGCTTGCCTATTGGCTGTGTCGTCGCGCCGCCCATGCCATTGGCGACGTGGCGCGCGCGCGCGAATTTGGCGCCTCGGCGCGCAGCATCTTGCAGGCCAAGCTGGGGCGGCTCGCCAGCGAGCAACTGCGTGCGAGCCTCGCCGCGACGGCGCTCGCCGGCGCGATTGAAGCTCCCATCTAAGGCGCTGCACAATGGCCAAGACTAGACAACGGCCGCAGAAGTCGCCTGGGTGGCTTACGGGACAAGGCGACGTCGGCCTGAGCCTGGTGCTGATCGCACCGCTGCTGTTTATCTATGAGCTTGGCGTGCTCTTTACCTCGCATATGAACGGCGCGGATCTAGTCACGCGCCTGACCCTGCGATTGTGTGGCGGTGATCCTCTGCTCTACGTCACTATTCACTTCGTTGTGGCGTTGTTGTTTGTCGCCTGGCTTTGGCGCCGCCGAGGCGCGCACCCCTTTGCCTTTCGGGTCATGGCCATGCTGTTGCTTGAATGCGCCATCTACGCCAGCTCGATGGCGGCGGTGATTCATCTCGCGCTGGGCGCGGTTGGGCTCGGGATCACGGCGGCGGCGGAAAATCTCATCTTGGCGATCGGCGCCGGCGTGCATGAGGAGCTGGTGTTTCGCCTGCTGCTGCTCGCTGGCCTTGCGACCCTGCTGCGCCATTTCGGCGTGCGCCAGCCACTCGCGATTGCCGCGGCCTTCGTCTGCTCCGCCGCCTTGTTTGCCGCCGCCCACCATATCGGCGCGCTCGGCGAGGCGTTTTCACTGCACGCCTTCATGTTCCGCTTCGTCGCTGGGCTGCTCTTTGGCGCCATCTTTTGGTGGCGCTCGCTCGCCCACGCCGTTTACGCCCACGCCATGTACGACGTGCTGGTGATGGTATTGTGACGCGCCCGCCGCGCGCGAGCTTTTGGGAACACGCCAATACAGTCGCAGGACCACGTGTTCGATCTTCAACTATGTCGCGCCGGGGCGCTGGCCTTTTTTGGGGCCGCGGCCGGCGCATGGGCGAACCGATCTAAGCAAGATGGGCAGCGCGCGACACGGCGGGGGCTTTATCGTCGCGACTGCACATTTGATCGAATAGGGCGACGTTAGTGAAGTTCATGGCAAAATTATCGCGAAGCTGCTCGCTCACACCGTTAGCTCGCGTCGAATAGGCGCCGGGCGCGGCGTCAACTGGCCAGCGCCCCGACGCGCCATCGCAGACAGCTGCGGCTGCGAGCATTTCGCCGGCCTTCGTCTGTGACCGCATGAGGCGATGAAGCTCCGGCTTTAGGGGCTCAACTGCGCGTCACTACCTTGCCTATTCTCGGGCCGGCGATAGACACTACGGCCTAACTAACGCGTGGCGCGCGTCGGTGGGCGAGAGGCTCAGGCTGTCGACGCCGGCAAGATCCATCAGGCGCATGAGCAGCGAGATCTTGGCCGGGAGCTTGGCCACGGTGCTGTCTTGATCGCCTGCCCCGTGCAGTCCAAGGCTCTCGAGTTGGGCGGCGCCAAACGGCTTGCCCGCCACGTCCTTGACCACGGCCTTGACGCGCGCGGGTTGCTCGAGGCGGCCCAAGGCGTGGCGAAGGTCGTCGAGCTGGCGCTTGCTGACGCGCGTGGCGCCAAAGTACGCGGCGAGATATTTCGCGGTGCCGCCAATCGCTGCCAACGGCGTGCCCGTTAGCTTGGCGTCAGCAACTGGCAAGTTCGGTACCAGCAACGCGAGCTTGATGTCGGCAGCGGCAAACTGTGAGGCGCTGATCGTCGTTAGCGGCATGCCGTTGTCATTTATGAACACCCGTTCGGCGACGGTATTGGAGCCTACCTGCGTTGAGCCCTCGGCCTCGATGCGCGCGGGTGCCAATGGTGAGCTGGTGCGAGCCGCCGCCGGTATCTAAGACGGCCACCCGCGTGGCGTCATCGACGCCAAGGCCGATGAGCGCGCCCTGAAAGCCGAGCAAGGCCTCCTGCCTGCCCGCCAGCACCTTGGCGCGCACCAGCCCGAGCTCGCCGCGGACATGCGTGGACATGAACGTGCGCCCGGTGAGCATCTGCTGCTTGCGGGTCGCGGCGCTTTGCGGGCCTTTGGCATTGCGGACCGCCGCCGTGGCGATGACGGCGATTTGTTCGGGCGCGATGCCAAATTTCGCCGCGATGTCGATAAATCGGGCGAGGGTTTCTTTAGCGAGCTTGGTCTTGGGTGCCAACAGCAAGGCGTGTTGCGCCGCGCCAGCCCCCAGGCCGACCGTGATTTTTTCATCATGGACGACTGCGCCGCGTTTGTCGGTGACCAGCATCTTGAACGAGGACGAGCCCATGTCGATGGCCGCGCGATGAGCCGCCTTGGTCGGCTTGGTGGCCTTCGTCGTGTTCGCAGGCCTCGCCGCGGCAGGCCCCGCCAGCGCCATAGCCACGCCTAAGGAAATCGCGGCCGCCATTCGCACATGGTGTTGCATAGGAAGAGATTAAAGCAAATCCCATGCCGCCCCATTTGGGGTCGGTTGTCCCCACCGGAGCCCCCCTCAACTAATCGTCGGTCGGCGCCGATTCGGGCTGAACGCCGTAGAGGCCGCTGCCCGTCGCGACGCTTTCAAGCACGCGCGTTTTTATTGGCGTGGCGGCGTCCGCTGGGATCAAGTCGTCAAAGCGCTCGTCTGCGGCAAACACGTTAATGTAGTGCAGCAGCGTCATGCCGTAGATGGGGTGGTTGGCGCCGGTAATGCCCGAGTTGCCGGCATAAGCTGGCACCAAGGTCTGGGTACTCGCGACGTACCTAACCAGCGTGCCCTCGCCGTATTCCCCGGAGCGGTACAGGTATGGCAGGTTGCCATAGCCGTGTACGCCTTGCATACCGTAGCCAACGCTTGTTGGCTCATCGGTGGTGCGGGCTCGGTAACGCAGTCGTTTCTTGCCTTCGTACCCTTCGCGGGTGTCGTTTTCCCACCAATAGACGCGCTTCTCGTCTTTCAGCACCTTGTCTTGGAAGGCCTTGAGCATGATAA containing:
- a CDS encoding AAA family ATPase, coding for MIDQAGFVDGRFMLRAVVGVPVASEDDPGRAMRLALALVDALDGIAIENMPELRLAVGVQRGNATVIRSELSWRFELDGTTSSFAGSLADRAHGAEIVVGGLAYQSARDEWLFEPLATAPLPRELGEGQTARVYLLRGRKERAERQRQRSAGARMVGREMELKSLRDTYRDVLISRQKRMVGVVGETGIGKRTLVNAFLATLAPNEATIIRAGAQPSTSMTPYGLFADLAREFLALADGASSAEVVRRIERAVPLVFAGQEQSREARGSAQMLAMLVGGALPSAPSDELGIDAQERRHRLFQLLLRVEQQFQPERPLIVILEDMHWADQETLDMFAALLAVHTQRQVFGIGTARADQRITQALRNANNHSQIIHLGELDDAQRRAYLDEFFTPGEDISRLAGEVFARTGGNPYFIRESIEALTQQGVLAHTTTAGSDSTTGRLAWVKRGTQVPMPSSIETLLAARFDGLDAAVRETLFASAILGRNVEAGTVAAITGRAAEADLTVLVEHGLLTKRSHAGELRFVNDMVMSVAYGLIPPEQRARFHRQAASFLLMQAAYRAGQDDGVIARHLELAGDYVGAVQRYAQAASHALHMGGNIDAQRLYGRMLRLADQGHHEVRFLAHKGRQESLRRVGQIKDQLRELGAMVREAELLGHADKLAMAHTAVAQFYFDVHRYGKAARALAAALAAAEAGGLALLRADAMRLSAAVHRATGDLTKAQALAEAALALCDGAKGGTDGTPRAAATMAQRGAILNGLGMILSQRGELERASEQFAEAVVIYRGLGQQRLEAKSLCNLAISLGALGEHEDAIAQYKLALRIDQSLGNRFGMAVELNNLGQAYARLGDFERAEKCLERGTRLCEQIQFHRGLVEIALAFGEISYLQNDQPTAHARLASAVAQSKITGDMAQAVRARLWLALCQAELGIDLAQARDHVRTALADAIAMPMPSGIVFGHAVGALLAALHPLLAGRADAAIVEGHLAGVAGAIGRAAHLEGLELAYWLCRRAAHAIGDVARAREFGASARSILQAKLGRLASEQLRASLAATALAGAIEAPI
- a CDS encoding 3'-5' exonuclease, whose product is MATTQGSLFDGVSAPVPAVAAPRFVPTATGSGPVTGAEMGEAAAQQNVIVFDVETTGTDRKRDQIIELCMQFGMDGEGGQKTWRFLPTVEMSPGAQAVHGISMADLKDCPPFAAVVDEILQVFAQAGVIVGYNVAFDIDMFQSELERAGRPPLDISTKLVVDPFRLWQQCEPRSLQHAHKRFVGTAFESAHSATADVAATGRVLSGMLAAFGLQEKGWEEVADVCDPTRQRCIGPSRHFMWNEQGVVTIAFGKHAGTPVASMVKGEGAGYLRWVQGRDFPGHVVDIAEAALAMSADAFVDWVVARYGPPPTV
- a CDS encoding CPBP family intramembrane metalloprotease; its protein translation is MAKTRQRPQKSPGWLTGQGDVGLSLVLIAPLLFIYELGVLFTSHMNGADLVTRLTLRLCGGDPLLYVTIHFVVALLFVAWLWRRRGAHPFAFRVMAMLLLECAIYASSMAAVIHLALGAVGLGITAAAENLILAIGAGVHEELVFRLLLLAGLATLLRHFGVRQPLAIAAAFVCSAALFAAAHHIGALGEAFSLHAFMFRFVAGLLFGAIFWWRSLAHAVYAHAMYDVLVMVL
- a CDS encoding serine/threonine protein kinase codes for the protein METFGKYSLLRKIGSGGMAEVFLARTAVAQGLAKELVIKKIHPTYAQSPQFVAMFIDEARIALRLNHPNVIQVFDFGKEGDTYFLAMEFVDGIDLLKLMQACAAHKQTIPANIAAYIAEQISKGLDYAHRRVGDNNEPFGIVHRDISPQNILLSWDGGVKIVDFGIARARDMHEEPGTVKGKYAYMSPEQARGEMVDVRTDVFANGICLYEMLTGRPMYPGRGRQVLQQVKTATFRPPGEANPSIPTALQDILLRAVHQRPDGRYQAAREMGADLRRFALEHSRHTGELIESTTLAAYLARIIPKPDVAREAPLPRRRTSGMPPMDAGPLPPAGGTHDATGSLGMEGASLRRESRERKHVFVVEGGCRILRRLPNASAPSARADLLSNSSPPPRISFSSMRR